One region of Bosea sp. 29B genomic DNA includes:
- a CDS encoding WecB/TagA/CpsF family glycosyltransferase: protein MGVNVSAITMADALGAVEGWIARKARNYVCITGVHGVIESQSDPRLMAIHERAGMATPDGMPLVWMARKLGHGRTERVYGPDLMLRLTALSAEKGYRQYYFGGAPGLAERLRERLTARFPGLSVAGTFSPPFRPSSAAEDEEIVRMINAAKPDIVWVGLSTPKQEYWMAAHLDRIEAPVMIGVGAAFDFLAGTKRQAPAWMQKRGLEWLFRLLSEPRRLWRRYGKIVPQFMLGASLQLLRQRTALAATSKR from the coding sequence ATGGGCGTCAACGTCAGCGCCATCACCATGGCGGACGCCCTCGGCGCGGTCGAGGGCTGGATCGCCCGCAAGGCCCGGAACTATGTCTGCATCACCGGCGTCCACGGCGTGATCGAGAGCCAGTCGGATCCCAGGCTGATGGCGATCCATGAGCGTGCGGGGATGGCAACGCCCGACGGCATGCCGCTGGTCTGGATGGCCCGCAAGCTCGGCCATGGCCGGACCGAGCGGGTCTACGGCCCGGACCTGATGCTGCGTCTCACGGCGTTGTCGGCCGAGAAGGGCTATCGCCAATATTATTTCGGTGGCGCGCCCGGCCTTGCCGAGCGCCTGCGCGAGCGTCTCACCGCGCGCTTTCCCGGACTTTCTGTCGCGGGCACCTTCTCGCCGCCGTTCCGTCCTTCATCGGCGGCGGAGGACGAGGAGATCGTGCGCATGATCAACGCCGCCAAACCGGACATCGTCTGGGTCGGGCTCAGCACGCCGAAGCAGGAATACTGGATGGCCGCGCATCTCGACCGGATCGAGGCGCCGGTCATGATCGGTGTCGGCGCCGCATTCGATTTCCTCGCCGGCACCAAGCGCCAGGCCCCGGCCTGGATGCAGAAGCGCGGGCTCGAATGGCTGTTCAGGCTGCTCTCGGAACCGCGGCGGCTCTGGCGCCGCTACGGCAAGATCGTGCCGCAGTTCATGCTCGGCGCCAGCCTGCAACTGCTCCGGCAGAGGACCGCGCTGGCTGCTACCTCCAAAAGGTAG
- a CDS encoding NAD-dependent epimerase/dehydratase family protein: MSKKSVLVTGAGGFIGFHLVNYLKDRGYWVRGVDIKDPEYQASAADEFRILDLREMDDCREAVHGMDEVYNLAADMGGIGYISGAHASITFNNTMISAQMLKAAYDAKVKRFLFSSSACVYPQYLQDVPTVVPLKEDDAFPADPEPGYGLEKLYTEKLCEYFTQDYGFQTRLVRFHNVYGPLGTWDGGKEKAPAAICRKVAMAKSGETIEVWGDGKQTRSFMYIDDCVEGIYRIMRSDYSGPLNLGTDELVDVSGLVDIIAGISGKTIHKRFNINRPQGVRGRNSDNNRLREVLGWEPSIHLGEGLIPTYAWISGEVKARAEREAGIEHIPTIAAQ, encoded by the coding sequence ATGTCCAAGAAATCTGTGCTGGTTACTGGCGCTGGCGGCTTTATCGGCTTCCATCTTGTCAATTACCTCAAGGATCGAGGCTATTGGGTCCGAGGAGTCGATATCAAGGACCCGGAGTACCAAGCCAGCGCGGCGGATGAATTCCGCATTCTCGACCTGCGCGAGATGGATGATTGCCGTGAAGCGGTCCACGGCATGGACGAGGTCTACAATCTCGCCGCCGACATGGGTGGCATCGGCTACATCTCCGGCGCGCACGCCTCGATCACCTTCAACAACACGATGATCAGCGCGCAGATGCTGAAGGCGGCCTACGACGCCAAGGTCAAGCGCTTCCTGTTCTCGTCCTCGGCCTGCGTCTATCCGCAATATCTTCAGGACGTGCCTACGGTCGTGCCCCTGAAGGAGGACGATGCCTTCCCCGCCGATCCCGAGCCGGGATACGGGCTGGAGAAGCTCTACACCGAGAAGCTGTGCGAGTATTTCACCCAGGACTACGGCTTCCAGACCCGGCTGGTCCGCTTCCACAATGTCTACGGGCCGCTCGGCACCTGGGACGGCGGCAAGGAGAAGGCGCCGGCCGCGATCTGCCGCAAGGTCGCGATGGCGAAGTCGGGCGAGACGATCGAGGTCTGGGGTGACGGCAAGCAGACCCGCTCCTTCATGTACATCGACGACTGCGTCGAGGGCATCTACCGCATCATGCGCTCTGACTATTCCGGGCCGCTCAACCTCGGTACGGACGAGCTGGTCGATGTCAGCGGGCTGGTCGACATCATCGCCGGGATCTCCGGAAAGACGATCCACAAGCGCTTCAACATCAATCGTCCGCAAGGCGTGCGCGGTCGCAACAGCGACAACAACCGCCTGCGCGAGGTCCTCGGCTGGGAACCCTCGATCCATCTCGGCGAGGGGTTGATCCCGACCTATGCCTGGATCTCGGGCGAGGTGAAGGCGAGGGCCGAGCGCGAGGCCGGCATCGAGCACATCCCCACGATCGCGGCGCAGTAG
- a CDS encoding UDP-glucuronic acid decarboxylase family protein — protein sequence MQKRILVTGGAGFVGCHLCERLVAQGHQVIAVDNYYTGRRENLTALLGLPNFETLRHDVTFPLYLEVDEIYNLACPASPVHYQRDPVQTTKTSVLGAINMLGMAKRLGIPILQASTSEIYGDPDVHPQVEDYRGLVSISGPRACYDEGKRCAETLFYDYKRRHGVEIRVARIFNTYGPRMNLEDGRVVSNFIVQALRNEPITLYGDGRQTRAFCFVDDLVEGLMRLMNVTQPLDSAVNLGNPVETSMAEIAELIISLTGSRSPIVFRPLPQDDPRQRCPDISKAHELLHWRPKVPLRDGLKRTIAYFEGVLSKMHDPVRRVEVARVSS from the coding sequence ATGCAGAAGCGTATCCTTGTCACAGGTGGCGCCGGCTTCGTTGGCTGCCACCTCTGTGAGCGGCTGGTCGCCCAGGGGCACCAGGTCATTGCGGTCGACAACTATTATACCGGGCGCCGCGAGAACCTGACGGCGTTGCTCGGCCTGCCCAATTTCGAGACGCTCAGGCACGATGTGACCTTCCCGCTCTATCTCGAGGTCGACGAGATCTACAATCTCGCCTGTCCGGCCTCGCCGGTGCATTATCAGCGCGACCCCGTGCAGACCACGAAGACCAGCGTGCTCGGCGCGATCAACATGCTCGGCATGGCCAAGCGGCTCGGCATCCCGATCTTGCAGGCATCGACCAGCGAGATCTACGGCGACCCGGACGTCCATCCGCAGGTCGAGGATTATCGCGGGCTCGTCAGCATCAGCGGTCCGCGCGCCTGCTATGACGAAGGCAAGCGCTGCGCCGAGACGCTGTTCTACGACTACAAGCGGCGCCATGGCGTCGAGATCCGCGTCGCCCGCATCTTCAACACCTACGGGCCGCGGATGAATCTGGAGGATGGCCGCGTCGTCTCCAACTTCATCGTCCAGGCGCTGCGCAACGAGCCGATCACGCTCTATGGCGATGGCCGCCAGACCCGCGCATTCTGCTTCGTCGACGACCTGGTCGAAGGCCTGATGCGGCTGATGAACGTGACCCAGCCTTTGGACAGCGCGGTCAATCTCGGCAATCCGGTCGAGACCTCCATGGCCGAGATCGCCGAGCTGATCATCTCGCTGACGGGCTCGCGCTCGCCGATCGTCTTCAGGCCGCTGCCGCAGGACGATCCGCGCCAGCGCTGCCCCGACATCAGCAAGGCGCACGAGCTGCTGCACTGGCGGCCCAAGGTGCCCCTGCGGGATGGGCTCAAGCGCACGATCGCCTATTTCGAAGGTGTGCTGTCGAAGATGCACGACCCCGTGCGTAGGGTCGAGGTCGCGAGGGTGAGCTCGTGA
- a CDS encoding amino acid adenylation domain-containing protein yields the protein MTQTIDRKSARQAPRRRRPRASAAPDLAGAARPQVTRREAPRTAPATLVDLFAAQVAARPRAVALSFGATHLSYADLDARAERLAEQLTAMGAGPGAMVGLCLPRSLDLIIALVAILKSGAGYLPLDPAYPGERLAFMVEDADASLIIASEHADWLPPGRQRIDPHPAEDARAAASPTRRAAAASDLAYVIYTSGSTGKPKGVALEHAAVTRLFSATDGWFGFRPSDVWTLFHSVSFDFSVWEIWGALLHGGRLVIVPESTTRDPAAFLRLLADEGVTVLNQTPSAFAALDRADHDRGGRDQLSLRLVIFGGEALDPRRLAGWYQRRGEHAHLVNMYGITETTVHVTYRPLSPTDTEQRSSLIGRPIPDLKLLLLDGETMRPVPRGEIGEIFVAGAGLARGYLNRPELNAARFVPHPEEPGARLYRSGDLARQVEDDDYEYLGRADQQVKIRGFRVELGEIETALMAHPGIRQAAVLLRSDDGNERLVGYLVADGAERPSPAALKAHLGETLPAHMVPAAFVFVPDIPLTVNGKLDRVALPAPGRARPETAAPYAAPRNAMERRFADAVADVFQIDIVGIDDNFFDLGGNSLLVAELHRRLVRDLPWFALVDLYRYPNVRALAGHLTPQKPSVLGSLAAARERGLRSRGLPASFPESTSIGGSHD from the coding sequence ATGACACAGACCATCGACAGGAAATCTGCCCGCCAGGCCCCGCGTCGTCGCCGGCCTCGGGCGTCCGCCGCTCCCGATCTCGCTGGAGCCGCCCGCCCGCAAGTCACCCGGCGAGAGGCGCCGCGAACCGCGCCAGCGACCCTGGTCGACCTCTTCGCCGCGCAAGTCGCGGCCCGGCCACGCGCCGTCGCCTTGTCCTTCGGCGCGACCCATCTCTCCTATGCGGACCTTGATGCGCGCGCCGAACGACTGGCCGAGCAGTTGACCGCGATGGGCGCCGGCCCCGGCGCAATGGTCGGGCTCTGCCTGCCGCGCTCGCTCGACCTCATCATCGCGCTGGTCGCGATCCTGAAGAGCGGCGCCGGCTATCTCCCGCTAGACCCGGCCTATCCGGGCGAGCGCCTCGCCTTCATGGTCGAGGATGCCGATGCCTCGCTCATCATCGCCTCCGAGCACGCCGACTGGCTGCCGCCCGGCCGGCAACGGATCGATCCGCATCCGGCCGAAGACGCCAGGGCGGCAGCTTCGCCGACGCGGCGCGCGGCTGCGGCCAGCGACCTCGCCTATGTGATCTACACCTCCGGCTCGACCGGCAAGCCGAAAGGCGTCGCCCTCGAGCATGCCGCAGTGACGCGGCTGTTCAGTGCGACGGATGGCTGGTTCGGCTTCCGGCCCAGCGATGTCTGGACCCTGTTCCACTCCGTCTCGTTCGACTTCTCGGTCTGGGAGATCTGGGGGGCGCTGCTTCACGGCGGGCGTCTCGTGATCGTGCCGGAGAGCACGACGCGGGACCCCGCCGCCTTTTTGCGGCTGCTCGCCGACGAGGGCGTCACGGTGCTCAACCAGACACCGTCGGCCTTCGCGGCCCTCGACCGCGCCGATCATGACCGCGGCGGACGCGACCAGCTCTCCCTGCGGCTGGTGATCTTCGGCGGCGAAGCGCTCGATCCGCGCCGCCTCGCCGGCTGGTACCAGCGCCGCGGCGAGCATGCCCATCTCGTCAACATGTACGGGATCACGGAGACGACGGTGCACGTCACCTATCGCCCCCTCTCGCCCACAGATACGGAACAGCGGTCGAGCCTGATCGGGCGGCCGATCCCGGACCTCAAGCTCCTGCTGCTCGACGGCGAGACCATGCGTCCGGTGCCGCGGGGCGAGATCGGCGAGATCTTCGTGGCGGGAGCCGGGCTCGCCCGCGGCTATCTCAACCGTCCCGAGCTCAACGCCGCGCGCTTCGTGCCGCATCCGGAGGAGCCCGGCGCCCGGCTCTACCGTTCGGGTGACCTTGCTCGGCAGGTCGAGGACGACGACTACGAATATCTCGGGCGGGCGGACCAGCAGGTGAAGATCCGCGGCTTCCGCGTCGAGCTCGGCGAGATCGAGACGGCGCTGATGGCGCATCCCGGAATCAGGCAGGCCGCCGTGCTGCTCCGCTCCGACGACGGGAACGAGCGGCTCGTCGGCTATCTCGTGGCCGATGGCGCGGAGCGTCCCTCCCCCGCAGCGCTGAAGGCCCATCTCGGCGAGACCCTGCCGGCGCATATGGTGCCCGCGGCGTTCGTCTTCGTGCCTGATATCCCGCTGACCGTGAACGGCAAGCTCGACCGCGTCGCGCTGCCGGCGCCCGGCCGCGCCCGGCCAGAGACGGCAGCGCCCTATGCTGCGCCCCGCAATGCGATGGAGCGGCGCTTCGCCGATGCCGTCGCCGATGTCTTCCAGATCGACATCGTCGGCATCGACGACAATTTCTTCGATCTCGGCGGCAATTCCCTGCTCGTCGCCGAATTGCACCGGCGCCTCGTCCGGGATCTGCCCTGGTTCGCCCTGGTCGACCTCTACCGTTACCCGAATGTGCGGGCGCTGGCCGGCCATCTGACGCCGCAGAAGCCGAGCGTGCTCGGCAGCCTCGCCGCGGCACGCGAACGCGGCCTGCGCTCGCGCGGCCTGCCCGCATCCTTCCCTGAAAGCACGTCGATAGGCGGCTCGCATGACTGA
- a CDS encoding exopolysaccharide biosynthesis polyprenyl glycosylphosphotransferase — MPDVVTTVVPTSIGMAKPGRVLGANVTPAERRRLVAAALMVGDLVTLTIVAGLLQLGAAIAVSDTDTNMASLMLVWALALCGALGGFGLYGSDRSEPVDRLRRRTLGNVVAAAVVLAWLALDDPASHLWGFVVAGAGLSVVLGYYVEALVRGALVRRDLWSAPTVLYGTMPACLALARDLALHPELGLKPVAILTDEEADVLTEALETAGLPVITRGQANIISPGIEVALCASGDLHVEKADWLARLPLRQIFVVHDASMLQVLNPQLRAMGGLLGLELRSAIHMPRNLRLKRVLDLVVTIPLALLALPVIAVIALAVKAVDNGPAFYAQPRIGRNGHVFKVYKLRSMYADAEARLAAHLEADSAARHEWERFFKLSNDPRILPRIGQLIRRTSLDELPQLWNVLRGEMSIVGPRPFPAYHNQCFDTAFQALRTSVPPGLTGLWQVTDRSDGDLVVQKRQDSFYIHNWSFWLDFYVLLQTVPAVLHGRGAK, encoded by the coding sequence ATGCCGGATGTAGTCACGACTGTCGTGCCCACCTCTATCGGCATGGCAAAGCCGGGCCGGGTGCTCGGCGCCAATGTCACGCCAGCCGAGCGGCGGCGGCTTGTCGCCGCCGCTCTGATGGTCGGGGACCTCGTCACGCTGACCATCGTCGCCGGGTTGCTGCAGTTGGGCGCGGCTATCGCCGTGTCGGATACCGACACCAATATGGCGAGCCTGATGCTGGTCTGGGCCCTGGCGCTATGCGGTGCCTTGGGCGGCTTCGGGCTTTATGGTTCCGACCGGTCCGAACCGGTCGACCGCTTGCGCCGGCGCACGCTCGGCAACGTCGTCGCCGCTGCCGTGGTGCTCGCCTGGCTCGCGCTGGATGATCCGGCCAGCCATCTCTGGGGCTTCGTGGTCGCCGGCGCGGGGTTGTCGGTGGTGCTCGGCTATTATGTCGAGGCGCTGGTTCGCGGCGCGTTGGTGCGGCGCGATCTCTGGTCCGCCCCGACCGTGCTCTACGGCACGATGCCGGCCTGCCTGGCCCTGGCGCGCGATCTGGCTTTGCACCCGGAGCTCGGCCTGAAGCCGGTCGCCATCCTCACCGACGAGGAGGCCGATGTGCTCACCGAGGCTTTGGAGACTGCGGGCCTTCCGGTGATCACCCGCGGCCAGGCCAACATTATCTCGCCGGGGATCGAGGTCGCGCTCTGCGCCTCGGGGGATCTCCATGTCGAGAAGGCCGACTGGCTGGCCCGCCTGCCGCTTCGCCAGATCTTCGTGGTCCACGACGCCTCGATGCTGCAGGTCCTCAATCCCCAATTGCGGGCCATGGGCGGGCTGCTCGGCCTCGAATTGCGCAGTGCCATCCACATGCCGCGCAACCTGCGCCTGAAACGGGTGCTCGACCTCGTCGTCACGATCCCGCTCGCCCTTCTGGCTCTGCCCGTGATCGCAGTGATCGCATTGGCGGTGAAGGCGGTCGACAACGGGCCCGCCTTCTATGCCCAGCCGCGGATCGGCCGGAACGGCCACGTCTTCAAGGTCTACAAGCTGCGCAGCATGTATGCCGACGCCGAGGCGCGGCTCGCCGCGCATCTGGAGGCCGATAGCGCGGCGCGGCATGAATGGGAGCGCTTCTTCAAGCTGTCGAACGACCCCCGGATCCTGCCGCGGATCGGCCAGCTCATCCGCCGCACCAGCCTCGATGAATTGCCGCAGCTCTGGAACGTCCTGCGCGGCGAGATGAGCATCGTCGGGCCGAGGCCGTTCCCAGCCTATCACAACCAGTGCTTCGACACCGCATTCCAGGCGCTGCGCACCAGCGTGCCGCCCGGCCTGACCGGCCTCTGGCAGGTCACGGACCGCAGCGACGGCGATCTCGTCGTCCAGAAGCGGCAGGACAGCTTCTACATCCACAACTGGTCGTTCTGGCTGGATTTCTACGTGCTGCTGCAGACGGTCCCGGCCGTTCTGCATGGGCGCGGCGCGAAATAG
- a CDS encoding methyltransferase, TIGR04325 family, whose translation MPASATWKQSLRLSARTASAHWPGIAQFRRKLYEARFRAGQYHCGYSGRFAGFEAAERALPTGLSGFDHDAMADIDHYTTMAGGIEPMPATEYPVLFWLRGALDEGARTLLDLGGYVGHAFRQYDRYLGFPDDFRWTVFDLPHITRAGQAIAARQPTPRLRFTNSADDGCGMEILLAAGSLQYLPENYLHERLKAWPKRPRHLIVQRTPLHARHSFATIQSVITRTGEVSFCPYSVPARTGFIDGLLALGYELVDSWEKPRSLDVPFHPECHVETYSGLYFRLGS comes from the coding sequence ATGCCCGCCAGCGCCACATGGAAACAGAGCCTGCGCCTGAGCGCCCGCACAGCCTCGGCGCACTGGCCCGGCATCGCCCAGTTCCGCCGGAAGCTCTACGAGGCCCGCTTTCGCGCCGGCCAATATCACTGCGGCTACAGCGGCAGGTTTGCCGGCTTCGAGGCGGCCGAGCGTGCCTTGCCGACCGGCCTGTCCGGCTTCGACCATGACGCGATGGCGGACATCGACCACTACACCACCATGGCCGGCGGAATCGAGCCGATGCCGGCGACCGAGTATCCGGTACTGTTCTGGCTGCGCGGCGCGCTCGACGAAGGCGCCCGGACGCTGCTCGATCTCGGCGGCTATGTCGGGCACGCCTTCCGCCAATACGACCGGTATCTCGGCTTTCCCGATGACTTCCGCTGGACCGTCTTCGACCTGCCGCACATCACCCGGGCGGGACAGGCGATCGCCGCACGGCAGCCCACGCCACGCCTGCGCTTCACCAACAGCGCCGACGACGGCTGCGGCATGGAGATCCTGCTCGCAGCGGGCTCGCTGCAATACCTGCCGGAGAACTATCTGCACGAGAGGCTGAAGGCCTGGCCGAAGCGCCCCCGGCACCTGATCGTCCAGCGCACGCCGCTCCACGCGCGGCACTCCTTCGCGACGATCCAGTCGGTGATCACGCGAACGGGCGAGGTCTCGTTCTGTCCTTACAGCGTTCCGGCGCGCACCGGCTTCATCGATGGCCTGCTCGCGCTCGGCTATGAGCTCGTGGATTCCTGGGAGAAGCCACGCAGCCTCGACGTGCCGTTCCATCCGGAATGCCATGTCGAGACCTATTCGGGGCTCTACTTCCGGCTAGGATCCTGA
- a CDS encoding polysaccharide biosynthesis tyrosine autokinase, with the protein MRGPRQPVTLARHYDVVTFDFLSMLWRRRLLIAAVTCGVMLMAALYLMVTPQRYTADLVLQFDFTREDSGGGGKASSVALDASTLVESEARIIRSLATARAVAARLGLDQETRTQSSGLLGGAAELIFPSAVRRTLRDLTGFGDAAEPTQRDIAAQRLLASLGVSNDTKAYLVTLTYRDTDPDRAALIVNTFGNEYLRRKMEATANASQRSSQWYGAQAQEARANLGRIEKEIETFRVRTGFVELGQDGADIQQQQLRDMLTQLNTVSAARLAEETRLQRARVSLAAGNVPQTSDLGSSPVVQQLLDEEGKARRALDEMVAVSGERHPAVQRLRLSLTAVQERLQKQLAQSVANIETDVQAARAAEAALRERVAALQTKSIEARGLEGQLRTLQAEATAARDRLKQLSDAHQQASAVSELRPIIAQIVAPADIPSLPSSIKPSLVLGLAMAGGLMAGAGLSYLLEKRDRGFRSENEFATETRTNCVGLLPNLEHYPGGLESLVFAEAVRSMVAELFPASNPPKFVLITSSAPGEGKSFVASAMARVLAMMGQRVLVVDGSPRRLLLGQNFPHEALLDQCLPQVGDAGGPGTSPVATVRRASGLRDSQNVYSNPAFEAMLREARARYDVILFEVAPVLLSADSALLREHADTVLHVVRWNDTLKSTVSATLDHLGKLGLDVAGVVLNGVDLEEQGRYDVSDRGRVYRNYKSFYQASA; encoded by the coding sequence ATGCGAGGCCCCCGTCAGCCTGTGACGCTCGCCAGGCACTATGATGTGGTGACCTTCGACTTTCTCTCCATGCTTTGGCGCCGCAGATTGCTGATCGCCGCAGTCACCTGCGGGGTCATGCTGATGGCGGCCCTCTATCTGATGGTGACGCCGCAGCGCTACACCGCCGACCTGGTGCTGCAATTCGACTTCACGCGCGAAGACAGCGGCGGGGGCGGCAAGGCGAGCAGCGTCGCGCTCGATGCCTCGACGCTGGTCGAAAGCGAGGCGCGGATCATCCGCTCGCTCGCGACGGCGCGCGCCGTCGCGGCGCGCCTGGGTCTCGACCAGGAGACAAGGACGCAGTCCTCCGGCCTTCTCGGAGGGGCGGCCGAACTGATCTTTCCGTCGGCTGTGCGCAGGACGTTGCGCGACCTCACCGGTTTTGGCGATGCCGCCGAGCCGACCCAGCGCGACATCGCCGCCCAGCGGCTGCTCGCGTCGCTCGGCGTCAGCAACGATACCAAGGCCTATCTGGTCACGCTGACCTATCGCGACACCGATCCCGACCGTGCGGCGCTGATCGTCAACACCTTCGGGAACGAGTATCTGCGTCGAAAGATGGAGGCTACGGCGAACGCCTCGCAGCGCTCCAGCCAGTGGTATGGCGCGCAGGCCCAGGAGGCCCGCGCCAATCTGGGACGGATCGAGAAGGAGATCGAAACCTTCCGAGTACGGACCGGCTTCGTCGAGCTCGGACAGGACGGTGCCGACATCCAGCAGCAGCAGCTTCGCGACATGCTGACCCAGCTCAACACGGTTTCCGCCGCGCGGCTCGCCGAGGAGACCCGCCTGCAGCGCGCGCGGGTCTCGCTTGCGGCCGGCAACGTCCCGCAGACCAGCGATCTCGGCAGCTCGCCGGTGGTCCAGCAGCTCCTCGACGAAGAGGGCAAGGCCCGCCGGGCGCTCGACGAGATGGTCGCAGTGTCGGGCGAGCGTCATCCGGCGGTGCAGCGGCTGCGGCTGTCGCTGACGGCGGTACAGGAGCGGCTGCAGAAGCAGCTGGCGCAATCCGTCGCCAATATCGAGACCGACGTCCAGGCCGCCCGCGCCGCCGAGGCTGCGCTGCGCGAACGCGTCGCGGCGCTGCAGACCAAGTCGATCGAGGCGAGGGGGCTGGAAGGACAGCTGCGCACCCTGCAGGCCGAAGCGACGGCGGCGCGCGACCGCCTGAAGCAGCTTTCGGATGCCCATCAGCAGGCCAGCGCCGTGAGCGAATTGCGGCCGATCATCGCCCAGATCGTCGCGCCGGCCGACATTCCCTCGCTGCCGAGCTCGATCAAGCCGTCGCTGGTGCTGGGGCTGGCCATGGCGGGTGGGCTGATGGCCGGGGCAGGGCTCTCCTATCTGCTGGAGAAGCGCGATCGCGGCTTCCGCAGCGAGAACGAGTTCGCCACCGAGACGAGAACCAACTGCGTCGGCCTTCTGCCGAATCTCGAGCATTATCCGGGCGGGCTGGAGAGCCTGGTCTTCGCCGAGGCGGTGCGCTCGATGGTGGCCGAGCTGTTTCCGGCCAGCAATCCGCCCAAATTCGTGCTGATCACCTCGTCGGCGCCGGGGGAGGGCAAGTCCTTCGTCGCCTCCGCCATGGCGCGCGTGCTGGCGATGATGGGCCAGCGGGTCCTGGTCGTGGATGGCTCGCCGCGGCGTCTTCTCCTCGGCCAGAACTTCCCGCACGAGGCGCTGCTCGACCAGTGCCTGCCGCAGGTCGGCGACGCCGGCGGTCCGGGAACGAGCCCGGTCGCCACGGTCCGGCGCGCGTCCGGCCTGCGCGACAGCCAGAACGTTTATTCGAATCCGGCTTTCGAGGCGATGTTGCGCGAGGCGCGGGCGCGCTACGACGTCATCCTGTTCGAGGTGGCGCCAGTGCTGCTCTCCGCCGACAGCGCCTTGCTGCGCGAGCACGCCGATACCGTGCTGCATGTGGTCAGATGGAACGACACGCTGAAGAGCACCGTTTCCGCGACGCTCGACCATCTCGGCAAGCTCGGTCTGGATGTCGCAGGCGTCGTGCTCAACGGCGTCGATCTCGAGGAGCAGGGCCGGTACGACGTGTCTGACCGCGGCCGGGTCTATCGCAACTACAAGTCCTTCTATCAGGCTTCGGCATGA
- a CDS encoding polysaccharide biosynthesis/export family protein has product MAWALILVVTVSAAEREAADTLSIGDKVTISVFGQSDLSGDFVLDGSGAVNMPLAGRIRIAGLSASEAEARIRSALMDGYLRDAVVSLRIAELKPVYIMGEVRSPGTYPFRHGLNVLAAVALAGGYRVGDESIAVLKSELLLADEREQLLTASLQTLTARRQRLEAERDGVKQLVADARSAGSVQILAGEQEILDFQRRAREGERDLLSQQVARLQSEKAALTEQARLVERQVELTREQSSEYNKLATTGHGLRTVQVERERDYTRTQGEAARLRAELAKSETALGELTLRLRELDTTYMRRVVLELQDTRQKILEVERSLPTAREIAESRRRRLVASQGSGTAADWDIRITRQAGLTPVTIQANFETTLQPGDIVQVTPKTRAAESSLPGEAAKTPVRQLTGLASQQ; this is encoded by the coding sequence GTGGCTTGGGCACTCATCCTGGTCGTGACCGTCTCGGCCGCCGAGCGCGAGGCAGCCGACACGCTCTCGATCGGCGACAAGGTCACGATCTCGGTCTTCGGGCAGAGTGATCTCTCCGGCGACTTCGTCCTCGACGGCTCTGGCGCGGTCAACATGCCGCTGGCCGGGCGGATCAGGATCGCCGGGCTCTCGGCGTCGGAAGCGGAAGCGCGAATCCGCAGCGCGCTGATGGACGGCTATCTGCGCGATGCCGTGGTCAGCCTGCGGATCGCCGAGCTGAAGCCGGTCTACATCATGGGCGAGGTGCGCTCGCCGGGGACCTATCCCTTCCGGCACGGGCTCAACGTCCTCGCGGCGGTCGCACTGGCCGGCGGCTATCGGGTGGGCGACGAGTCGATCGCCGTCCTCAAATCCGAGCTCCTGCTCGCCGACGAGCGCGAGCAGCTGCTCACCGCCTCGCTCCAGACGTTGACGGCACGCCGCCAGCGCCTCGAAGCCGAGCGCGACGGCGTCAAGCAGCTCGTGGCCGATGCACGAAGCGCAGGCAGCGTCCAGATTCTGGCCGGCGAACAGGAGATCCTCGACTTCCAGCGCCGGGCGCGCGAGGGCGAGCGCGATTTGCTGAGCCAGCAGGTCGCGCGGCTCCAGTCCGAAAAGGCCGCCCTGACCGAGCAAGCTCGACTGGTCGAGCGGCAGGTCGAGCTGACGCGCGAGCAATCGAGCGAATACAACAAGCTGGCGACGACCGGCCACGGCTTGCGTACCGTCCAGGTCGAGCGCGAGCGCGACTATACCCGCACGCAGGGCGAAGCGGCGCGCCTGCGGGCGGAGCTGGCCAAGAGCGAGACGGCGCTCGGCGAGCTGACGCTGCGGCTGCGCGAGCTCGACACGACCTATATGCGCCGTGTCGTGCTCGAGCTGCAGGACACCCGGCAAAAGATCCTCGAGGTCGAGCGCAGCCTGCCGACCGCGCGCGAGATCGCTGAAAGCCGGCGTCGCAGGCTTGTGGCGAGCCAGGGCTCCGGTACGGCGGCGGATTGGGACATCAGGATCACGCGACAGGCCGGCCTCACGCCGGTGACGATCCAAGCGAATTTCGAAACCACCCTGCAACCCGGCGACATCGTCCAGGTGACCCCGAAGACGCGCGCTGCGGAGAGCTCCCTTCCAGGGGAGGCGGCAAAGACGCCGGTGCGCCAGCTCACCGGCCTCGCCAGCCAGCAATGA